The DNA sequence taattaaatacaccttataaacttctttaaaattttaattaaatgtaGTTGGATTTCAAATGATTTTATCAAATCatcttaaaatcttaattgaatactgGTTGTGTGAAATCCCGTCCCTGAATTTCACTATTATAAACTACGTATGTGTATTAAGGagttattatattaattttaggATTTGTATTAATTGTAGAGTGTTGAGATTGTGTATTCAAAAGATATCATGGTGAAAAAGCTATAATTAAAAAGTTGcccttaattaattaaggagaagaaaacaaaaaaaagaaaaaaagaaggggaAGAGAACTCTAGAAGCTGCGGGATGGCAGCAGGGGAGAGGGAGAAAAGAAAGATGCGGGAAAGAGATCGAGGAGGGGAGAAGGGGAAGAACCCTCGATTCCGTCGACTCTGATTTCAGCGTTTCAAGGAGAACATCTTCCACGGGAGGCTCAGCCGATGGGATGGGCGATGAGGTTGCGAGTGGCTTGGTAACTTGCGCAAGCTTTAGAGTATTGCAGCAGTAAAGGGCAGGCATTGTACCATGATCTGAATGCTTACAGAGTCCTCTTTGGTAAGGTTGCGAATCCCAGACTCTCGGATTCCTactgtatcaaatcaaatccccaaatCCAAACTCAATTCGATAATTTTgtgaatttttatttgttttagatTGGTTTGTTTCCTCTAAAATACCCACATCTCAAATTGtgattttatgtgatttttgATGGGTTTGGAAGTTGATTTTTTTAACAAGAGTATGAATGGTAGTATGCTACTATAGTTTTCGTAGGGAATAATGTTCTAATGAAAATTCATGTGGTGGTATGGTATTATGGATCTTGAGATGCATTTTGTTATGAAAAATAGTATGTGAATTTAATGCCCATGTTATTGGGTAAAGGTTACATCTTGCGTCTAGTTGGACTTTAAAAACATAGCTCCCATTTCTTacttccaaaaaataaaaaaactgatACGCAACTCAGACGAAAGCCATACCCAACTGCTGGAAGTTCAGTAGCATTTATTGCTTCAGTAATGTATGCAAACTTGAAGCTCAATCATTCGTATTCTTAAAATCTTGCACAGTTTTAACAGAGGAACTGTTGTATGTATTATGATCAGTTCCTTCCCTGCAGCTGGCTGTCCTACCTGATATTGAAGAATTCGCATACAAAAACGTGAATACATCTACCAATTCAAGTAAGTATATTTTTGACAACACTGATTATATGTTTTGGGCTTCCTGGTGAAATGAGCTCTTGCTGGCTGATGTCAAATTGAAGAAAGTTATGAACTATGAAGTACATTCTGTTCCAGTGGATACATTATTAGAGAAATTGGTTGCAATTTGAATTTGCACCGTTGCTATAAAATTTTATTGCTTTGCCAGCACTCCTCATGCTTTTATCATTTTAAAATGATACATTGAGTGTTGTGCTTATCGCAGGGTGCTACTTTCTTTCTTGACCATTTCATTGCTTCTTTTGTTTGGGCTAAGACAAGACTTAATTGATTGTGCTTGATATATAATATGTTCAGGAATTAATTCTTAGCCTTAGGAAGTGTATGTATGATTAGAATGGTGATATCGTATGCCCAGAAGGCTATGAATGAATGTATCATGTATTCTTTGTAAATTTGTTCGGATCTTATCTTCTGAAACTTTGTTTAGATGTTGCATCTTAATCAAAATAAAGTAAGACTCCATCAAAATCATACCTAATCTCTACTTCTCTTCCATCAATATTAATTTAAAATCAATGATTTTTTTGTTACTGAGGAACGACATAAAGTATAGGCGTCATGAATTAAAGCCCAAGGACAATATATGTTTTACAATCTAACCACAAGATGTGTTTCCATAATTCTCCCTTTTCTCTATCCTGTGTGTGGACCATTTGATATAAACATTTAAAAGGCATTGGCCAACCTTCAAAATACTGTCTCTAATCCCTGATTAACAGAATATGAAAGGTTTCAAGAAATTTCATGCATGGTTGGATTGGATACTTGAGAAGCTTAAATACAATAAACTGGAAAAAAAGGATTTGAGGAGAGAAAAAGAGGCATACAGAAGTTATTTAATCATTTTCCTACACCTACCCGTGGACAATTttgattttctaattttttttcttcaccttCGTCATTTGTCAAATCTTACATCTAGTTTAAACTGATTAAGATCCACTGTCTAGATTAATGGGTTTGTACTTAGTGAAGCTTCCTAAGAATTGAATAAATAATTCATAGGAACATTGGTGTATCTCAAGGTTCTATTATGAAATCGCTTCTGGAAGTGGAAGCTAACAAAAGTGTAGTGTGTTGCAGGTGAATGTCATGCTTAAGGAATTGCCAGAGGAGATATTTGGGCCCCAAATCGGTATTAGAGAATACTCATTCTTTGATAATCCATTGATGCCAAAACAGGTAAATGAGTCTGAAATTTTTAAGTCAAAAGCATCAGTTTTATTGATTCTGTCACTAAGcggaaaacttcatttttaggTGAAAGAATCATGGCTTGATGTCCAGCTTTGTCAAGAAAGAACCCGAGGCTGTGTTGCTTTAAACACTACCAGCCCTTTAGGAGCACTCAGATTTCCAAGGAGAAGCAACGAAGAAATGGTAATCTGAATTAATATGTGTGTGCACGTTTGTGCGTGTGTGAGTgcattttatttctttcttgaaAGAGTATACATTAATATATGTGTATTTTATACCCTATTAATAAGTAGTGTCTTCTGAATCCTGATGTTCTAACTCTGAGTAACTTACACGAAATTGGATTTCACTTGTATATGCAGTTCAAGACGGTATTCTCCTCATTCAAGGATGTAAAAATAATTCAGTTTTCTTCTATGCAAGATGCATTCGCAGGTTTCACCGACAAGGCAAGCCTTTTCATCgtctttggtttttcttttttactttggTTTTGTATTAATCCCTGAACATGCACTACATGCTTAGTTATCATGTGCTGATGTGATGCTTTGTGAAATTTATGGCCAGGCAACGGTGCTGTGTGGCCGAACACACTCCTGGTCACATATACTATGACATGTACTGGGATGAGAAACCAGGTTGGATACCTATCCCTCCTCGAACCCCTGAGGATGATCACCCACCACCGTGAAACCTAGCTACCCGTCAAAAGAAATACAAATCCGAGGAGCATTGGGGAAACGAAGAGGATTGCCGCATCCATGTTTGTACACGGAGCAGAGGCTCTTCCTTTTATCCATCCATATTAAGAATCTGTGTATCaatcaaattgaagaaatatttTTCAAGTGCATCACTCATAATCTTCATATATAGCTCCAATAAAAGAAATGGAAAACTTTTTATTAATCTGCACCgtctattattattttttaaatgaaaatggaAAAGGATTGGTGAGATTAACTCTTCGTCAATAATTGTGGGCGAGGGTtatttagtactacagtctagtagtatttctcttcagttggaagtgagaggtcgtatgttcgattctcgtcaaagacgtATTTGAAGCATAATATTGCTATCCCATCGTAAGATTTAGCCCACTTTCCTACTTCTTtgatgtagataatattgtttgttaaaaaaattaaataataattgtATGCGAGGCATCAACCCTCTTCTGAAAGGGAAAGGACCATTGGACCCAGGGTAGGCGAGATTGGGTGTCTCTGGGGCTTTAGTGGCCGGAGCCTGTCGGGGTGGGAAATCTAGAACTTCCTTTGAGGGTTTTCCATAAAATCCAACCCAAATTTGTCGGGTTTAGACCTAAATTATGAGGGAGATCGAATGGCAACGACATGAGGGTCATTTGGCACCTTTGCCGTTGTCAAAGATGGCTGGAAACTCAAAATGTGGTCGGGTAGGGGCGCAGGTCGAGGGAAGACCCGGTTTGCAAAACTTTGTATGTATGTACTCACCTGATACCAGTGTGAGATCCAAATGCTGCAGATTTCATGGGTGACACGAGGGTCGGACAGGGCATCAACCTATTGGTGGAGGAATCGCTCTTGCCTGCAATGAACATTTAGATCATAAGCAAGCATGACGTTTGAATACATTTATTTCCACGTAGAGACATCATAGGGTTGCTAGGTACCTATCGGGTGCCCAAGATCTGTATCTCTCTCCAGGTTGCTTGAAGTTGTTCTCCTTCTTAATGATGCACTGCATAACCAACGAActgatgctcatcaatctatgttaGCACATGAGTCGAAGTTGCCTAATGCGACCTGTACGACAGTATTGGGTGTAAATGCGACATGTACGACAGTACTGGGTGTAATCAGAATATAcactctagtgctacaatcacgtgaagactgtccCTATTCGcgatcacctacgagtcagagttgcctaatgcaacctgtacgacaggactgacacctacttggatccaaggcgagcgtgcggtgcagaagtgaacatacacgtgaaagattgGCCCTGGCCCTGGGCGAGCAATAACACCGtggtgcagcaatgatgagctGACTACATAAATATAAGCATGGCACAGTGATTCGATGGTTCTAATTAACATACTAACATTCATAGCCGTAGATATAATTATGGCATCAAAGATTATAAGTATACCTGTGCATCCCATAGGATGTAGCATATTTCATAAATTCCGTCATTTTgctaattcttataaacttTAGTCTAATCCAGGCGTACTTaagaaattctttttcaaatgcataaatggaaaccatcaatcatatatatatacacactataaaaaggaaaagacccactcacctgaagtccacgctacaactccctagcacgaatatcgaggtgtcacgaacgatcgtcacctagaacaattatcaaatcacgtctcatAATTCTTATtgatagaacacgtaacttacatacAACACATCCCTAATGacattctagaatgatttgtaacccattaaccaaaagtcaaccgtcgtCAAACGTtgacggtagggtccacaactctACGTAACTCGATCCGAAAGATCCGCACCTCGGATTTTCGATCTGTAACTTCTCAAGAGTTTcaataagcttctagaacaattGCTAGAATTGGTAGAATTGGGTTGCTTATTGAAACCCTACGTAACTACGattcaacggtcggatctccgccaattgctagAATTGGGTTGCTATCaatgttttattttacgaacttacaaatccaattcgggaagatcagTACGTTGGATTCCTGATCTGAAAGTTCCTATGgtccttaaatattacgtactataacatactaaggtttggtgacgatccaaaggtcggatcgtcgattcacatAATGTTCAAGTGGTGGACCTTGGCGAAATTATACCCAACCAATGAAATTTCATTAATCAGATGTCAAATATGGAATCGGGGCATCCaaattagcctaggaaggtCAGGTGGGGTCTCGGCCCATGCGGCGGATGGCCGCCCCGACTCGTcggaaaaattcaactatttctaaaaattctcaaattttataagAGTGAAGATCTCAacgagtagagcaagttttatacatgtggtcaagtctaatttggccgggaaaagctTCAAATCGCCATGAACCCaccaaaaccctagaatttgggtgttcttgattcgtcctcaaatcaactccgatgcTCCAACCAATAATTGGGCATTGTTCCTGAGCTAAAGGGAAGTTTTTTGATGGTGGATATCGACGGGAAAGGTTGCAAAAAAGGGCGAATTGCAACAGGGTGTCCTCGAAGCCGTCGGCTTCGTTCCTAGTGAAATTGAGGCCAAAACCCTCATAATTTAAGTGGAAATGAGAGAATGGAGGTTAGGGTTGTGTATACAGGTAAGGGTTGGGTAGAATTCGTTGGAAAAATGGATGAGAATCACCGGAAAACTCTCCGGGTCGAAACTGGGTTACGGGTCGAAGGGGAACTCGGCCGGTTCCCTCCTTcctcctttcccctcctttcttctcttctcATTGGTCAGACTCTCCTCCCTTTTCTCTTAATTGATCCATCCCCCTTTTTCTCTGATTGGGTAGCCAATGCtctcctttctttctcttcttcttatcTTTCCGATTGGCCAATGCTCCCACTCTTTTCTATCAacgaataataaaataataatataatgatttcaaaacaaatgtgttgatgcacaaaatcagcgaggactttgatacaacagaaagttttaagtttgagacattcgctagattgctccggtcactagtgtggataagtatgtaaatggatagggatagggaagcaaacacaagatgtacgcggttcacctagattggctacgtccacagagtagaggagttctcattaattgtgaagggtttacacaagtacataggttcaagctctcatttagtgagtactagcgaatgatttagtacaaatgacattaggaaatattgtgagagaatgatctttatttatagaagagagtttctagttttattctgacattgacacgtgttgtgttgtgattggcttctgatgttgacacgtgtcgctctatgattggcttctgatgtcgacacgtgtcgcgctgtgatggcctcctggttggagggaaactcttatgggttcttgacggtataacgttgactggtgcacaatagttttgggattggtcaagtatggtac is a window from the Malus domestica chromosome 16, GDT2T_hap1 genome containing:
- the LOC114822157 gene encoding arabinosyltransferase XEG113-like, with the translated sequence MLKELPEEIFGPQIGIREYSFFDNPLMPKQVKESWLDVQLCQERTRGCVALNTTSPLGALRFPRRSNEEMFKTVFSSFKDVKIIQFSSMQDAFAGFTDKASLFIVFGNGAVWPNTLLVTYTMTCTGMRNQVGYLSLLEPLRMITHHRET